One genomic segment of Caldimonas brevitalea includes these proteins:
- a CDS encoding ABC transporter ATP-binding protein has translation MLEIRNLTKRFGGLTAVRDVSVTMEAGKINAIIGPNGAGKTTFFNLISGVHQPTSGSIVFKGQDVTRLRADQMARLGVSRTFQTTALFDNASVLDNLIVGHRLRTRSGLWDVLARTRLAREEEKICRDKAERALDFVGLNHIHHRLAADISQEERKRVAFALALCTDPNIVLLDEPAGGVNPEETVGLAALIRKMVDSGLTVCLIEHKMDMIMSLADKILVLSYGEKIAEGTPAEIRANPQVIEAYLGSEHAAA, from the coding sequence ATGCTTGAGATTCGCAACCTGACCAAACGATTCGGCGGCCTGACCGCCGTGCGCGACGTGTCCGTGACGATGGAAGCCGGCAAGATCAACGCGATCATCGGCCCCAACGGCGCCGGCAAGACGACCTTCTTCAACCTGATCAGCGGCGTGCACCAGCCCACCAGCGGATCGATCGTCTTCAAGGGCCAGGACGTGACGCGTCTGCGGGCCGACCAGATGGCCCGCCTGGGGGTGTCGCGCACCTTCCAGACCACCGCCCTGTTCGACAACGCCAGCGTGCTCGACAACCTCATCGTCGGCCACCGGCTGCGCACCCGCAGCGGGCTGTGGGACGTGCTGGCGCGCACCCGCCTCGCCCGTGAAGAAGAAAAGATCTGCCGCGACAAGGCCGAACGTGCGCTCGACTTCGTCGGTCTGAACCACATCCACCACCGCCTCGCGGCCGACATCTCGCAGGAAGAGCGCAAGCGCGTCGCCTTTGCGCTGGCGCTGTGCACCGACCCGAACATCGTGCTGCTCGACGAGCCGGCCGGCGGTGTCAACCCCGAGGAGACCGTGGGCCTGGCCGCGCTGATCCGCAAGATGGTGGACAGCGGCCTGACGGTGTGTTTGATCGAACACAAGATGGACATGATCATGAGCCTGGCCGACAAGATCCTGGTGCTCAGCTACGGCGAGAAGATCGCCGAGGGCACGCCGGCGGAGATTCGCGCCAACCCGCAAGTGATCGAGGCCTACCTGGGGAGCGAACATGCTGCAGCTTGA
- a CDS encoding ABC transporter ATP-binding protein — MLQLENVSLNYGSFRALDKVSLHAKQGELVVLLGANGAGKSSIFGTISGLHKAANGRIRFGDQDLVGQKPSRVVQHGVLHCPEGRKLFPGMSVLKNLMLGAYVHRRDRKGIQRTLEEVFAMFPILFDKKDDAAGSLSGGQQQMVAIGRALMGRPQALLLDEPSLGLAPLVVKQVFEVIQKINRAGTTVLLAEQNAYAALQIASRAYVIESGRIVMEGSRDELMNNDAVRRAYIGA, encoded by the coding sequence ATGCTGCAGCTTGAAAACGTCTCGCTCAACTACGGCAGCTTCCGCGCACTCGACAAGGTGTCGCTGCACGCCAAGCAAGGTGAACTGGTGGTGCTGCTGGGCGCCAACGGGGCCGGCAAGAGCTCGATCTTCGGCACCATCAGCGGCCTGCACAAGGCCGCCAACGGGCGCATCCGCTTCGGCGACCAGGACCTGGTCGGGCAGAAGCCCTCACGCGTGGTGCAACACGGCGTGCTGCACTGCCCCGAGGGCCGCAAGCTGTTCCCCGGCATGTCGGTGCTGAAGAATTTGATGCTGGGCGCGTATGTGCACCGGCGCGACCGCAAAGGCATCCAGCGCACCCTCGAAGAGGTGTTCGCGATGTTCCCCATCCTGTTCGACAAAAAGGACGACGCGGCCGGTTCGCTCAGCGGCGGCCAGCAGCAAATGGTGGCGATCGGGCGCGCCTTGATGGGCCGGCCCCAGGCCCTGCTGCTCGACGAGCCCTCGCTGGGCCTCGCGCCGCTGGTCGTCAAACAAGTGTTCGAGGTGATCCAGAAGATCAACCGGGCCGGCACCACCGTGCTGCTGGCGGAACAGAACGCCTACGCGGCACTGCAGATCGCAAGCCGCGCCTACGTGATCGAAAGCGGCCGCATCGTGATGGAAGGCAGCCGCGACGAGCTGATGAACAACGACGCGGTCCGCCGCGCCTACATCGGCGCCTAG
- a CDS encoding ABC transporter substrate-binding protein, with amino-acid sequence MTFRFPLARLSAALTLGFALSAGSALAQEVVKIGYSGPLSGGAALYGKNVLSGMQMAVSEINAAGLEIGGKKYKLEIVALDDKYNPSESAINAQRLVQEHKTPAILVPHSGGSFAVQAFNERSNFILLSYTSVPQITARGNKLTIRIPPEFTGYVEPFVKHAMSKFGKSVAIANADHDYAKAWTAAFKPAWEAAGGKVVADNPMSYNKSTDFYSGVSRVMAAKPEVMFIGGASEPSGLVVKQARELGFKGGFVIIDQAKMDEMAKVIGGYGPLEGSIGVLPLVDDERADAKAFVQRFRQANPGRDPSSEVSLNYSAVHATALAMKLAGSVSDPAAIRAKMNEAFKTLPAKYNPNDYDGVDEKGGTMANTWVGTVEGGKVKQIKLRDLAAAK; translated from the coding sequence ATGACCTTCCGCTTCCCCCTGGCCCGCCTCAGCGCCGCCCTCACCCTCGGCTTCGCCCTGTCCGCCGGCTCGGCCCTTGCCCAGGAGGTGGTCAAGATCGGCTACTCCGGCCCCTTGAGCGGTGGCGCCGCGCTGTACGGCAAGAACGTGCTGTCCGGCATGCAGATGGCGGTCAGCGAGATCAATGCTGCCGGCCTCGAGATCGGCGGCAAGAAGTACAAGCTCGAGATCGTCGCACTCGACGACAAGTACAACCCGAGCGAAAGCGCCATCAACGCGCAGCGCCTGGTGCAGGAGCACAAGACCCCGGCCATCCTGGTGCCCCATTCGGGCGGCAGCTTCGCGGTGCAGGCCTTCAACGAGCGCTCCAACTTCATCCTGCTGTCGTACACCAGCGTGCCGCAGATCACCGCCCGCGGCAACAAGCTGACCATCCGCATTCCGCCGGAGTTCACCGGCTATGTCGAGCCCTTCGTCAAGCATGCGATGAGCAAGTTCGGCAAGAGCGTGGCGATCGCCAATGCCGACCACGACTACGCCAAGGCCTGGACTGCGGCCTTCAAGCCGGCCTGGGAAGCAGCGGGCGGCAAGGTGGTGGCCGACAACCCGATGTCCTACAACAAGTCGACCGACTTCTACAGCGGTGTGAGCCGCGTGATGGCGGCCAAGCCGGAAGTGATGTTCATCGGTGGCGCCTCGGAGCCGTCGGGCCTGGTGGTCAAGCAGGCGCGTGAGCTGGGCTTCAAGGGCGGCTTCGTGATCATCGACCAGGCCAAGATGGACGAGATGGCCAAGGTGATCGGCGGCTACGGCCCGCTGGAAGGCTCGATCGGCGTGCTGCCGCTGGTGGACGACGAGCGTGCCGACGCCAAGGCCTTCGTGCAGCGCTTCCGCCAGGCCAACCCGGGCCGTGACCCGAGCAGCGAAGTCTCGCTGAACTACTCGGCGGTGCACGCCACCGCGCTGGCGATGAAGCTGGCCGGCTCGGTGAGCGACCCCGCGGCCATCCGCGCCAAGATGAACGAAGCCTTCAAGACGCTGCCGGCGAAGTACAACCCGAACGACTACGACGGCGTCGACGAAAAGGGCGGCACGATGGCCAACACCTGGGTGGGCACGGTCGAAGGCGGCAAGGTCAAGCAGATCAAGCTGCGCGACCTGGCGGCGGCGAAGTAA
- a CDS encoding MFS transporter yields MGAAALSGAPCTPLAHAPTPARWPAVASLALGVFALVTAEFLPASLLTAMATDLDVSAGAAGQAVTVTALVAAVAAPSIPLLTRRYDRKAVSLALTVLLVLSNALAAIAGSLPVLLLARVMLGIALGGFWSMAAALTMRLVPEGLFARAMSVILTGVSVATVCAAPVGAWMGELWGWRSAFVAAGAVSVLTLAAQLFTLPALPPRDNPDLRVLAELIARPGVRVALLAVLLVISGHFAGFTYIRPLMEDVTRLSVGAISAILLGYGIGGFFGNFAGGMIAERSERLAIVFGGVLIVGLAASLLLAGSSAVVTAVAVTLWGFAFGAFPVGFQTWIIRVAPDQAEGAGGLLVAAFQIAIASGAIGGGLLVDHIGALGGPAFAVVALALGTLLTLRYGPRPEHRAL; encoded by the coding sequence ATGGGTGCCGCTGCTCTGTCCGGCGCGCCTTGCACCCCCCTCGCACATGCCCCTACGCCCGCACGCTGGCCTGCCGTGGCCTCGCTGGCGTTGGGCGTGTTCGCGCTCGTGACGGCCGAGTTTCTGCCCGCCAGTCTGCTCACCGCGATGGCCACCGACCTCGACGTCTCCGCCGGCGCCGCGGGCCAGGCCGTGACCGTGACGGCGCTGGTCGCCGCGGTCGCCGCGCCGTCCATTCCGCTGCTCACCCGCCGCTACGACCGCAAGGCGGTCTCGCTCGCCCTCACCGTGCTGCTGGTGCTCTCGAACGCGCTGGCGGCCATCGCGGGCAGCCTCCCTGTGCTGCTCTTGGCGCGCGTGATGCTGGGCATTGCGCTGGGGGGCTTCTGGTCCATGGCGGCCGCGCTCACGATGCGCCTGGTGCCGGAGGGGCTCTTCGCGCGCGCGATGTCTGTCATTCTCACGGGTGTCTCCGTCGCTACCGTCTGTGCTGCCCCCGTCGGCGCCTGGATGGGCGAACTGTGGGGCTGGCGCAGCGCCTTCGTCGCCGCCGGCGCGGTCAGCGTGCTCACGCTCGCCGCACAACTCTTCACGCTGCCGGCGCTGCCGCCGCGCGACAACCCGGACCTGCGGGTGCTGGCCGAGCTGATCGCGCGGCCTGGCGTGCGCGTCGCGCTGCTAGCGGTGCTGCTCGTCATCTCGGGCCACTTCGCGGGCTTCACCTACATCCGCCCCCTGATGGAAGACGTCACGCGGCTGTCTGTCGGCGCCATCTCGGCCATCCTGCTTGGCTACGGCATCGGCGGCTTCTTCGGCAACTTCGCCGGCGGCATGATCGCCGAACGCAGTGAGCGTCTTGCCATCGTCTTCGGTGGTGTGCTGATTGTCGGGCTCGCGGCGAGCTTGTTGCTGGCGGGCAGCTCTGCCGTCGTCACGGCCGTCGCCGTCACCCTGTGGGGCTTCGCCTTCGGCGCCTTCCCGGTCGGGTTCCAGACCTGGATCATCCGCGTCGCGCCAGACCAGGCCGAAGGCGCGGGCGGCTTGCTGGTCGCGGCATTCCAGATTGCCATTGCGAGTGGTGCCATCGGCGGGGGTTTGCTGGTCGACCACATCGGGGCGCTCGGCGGGCCTGCCTTTGCCGTCGTTGCGTTGGCGCTGGGCACGCTGCTCACCTTGCGTTATGGTCCGCGCCCGGAGCACCGGGCTCTCTGA
- a CDS encoding AraC family transcriptional regulator codes for MLDRLSKPSRLDTSDPPGARDTLTRILLGLRLEGVEYGRCLLRPPWAVAFPAQRSARFHFVARGGGWLRTQAADWVRLNAGDAVLLPRGSFHVLASAPDVPAVDIHSLAHVSLSDNIYLVQGDAPAGDSADKARDTAPPDVLFCGSLRFNLDPLHPLMAMMPEVMRAGDLAQRDPTVPALLEAMEREVALDRLGACGILARLADVLAASIIRAWVECGCSDSTGWIAALRCPKVGKVLAAIHAEPERDWTVPMLAELMSASRSSFAEAFTRTVGESPAKYVAKVKMFQARRWITQDGMRIAAVANRLGYDSEASFSRAFKRIIGQPPSAARAEHVQARGTVRVQDGRRELA; via the coding sequence ATGCTTGACCGTTTGTCCAAGCCTTCGCGCCTCGACACCTCCGATCCGCCCGGGGCGCGGGACACACTCACCAGGATCTTGCTGGGCCTGCGTCTCGAAGGCGTGGAGTACGGCCGCTGCCTGCTGCGCCCACCGTGGGCCGTTGCCTTTCCGGCACAGCGTTCGGCGCGTTTCCACTTCGTCGCGCGCGGGGGCGGCTGGCTGCGCACGCAGGCGGCGGACTGGGTGCGTCTGAATGCAGGTGACGCGGTGCTGCTGCCGCGCGGCAGCTTCCACGTGCTCGCGAGTGCGCCCGACGTGCCGGCCGTGGACATCCACTCGCTCGCTCACGTCTCGCTATCGGACAACATCTACCTGGTACAGGGCGATGCCCCGGCCGGTGACTCAGCCGACAAAGCACGCGATACAGCGCCGCCCGACGTGTTGTTCTGCGGCTCTCTGCGTTTCAACCTGGACCCGCTGCATCCTCTGATGGCGATGATGCCGGAGGTGATGCGAGCAGGTGACCTGGCGCAGCGCGATCCCACCGTGCCAGCCCTGCTGGAGGCGATGGAGCGCGAAGTCGCGCTCGACCGCCTCGGTGCCTGCGGGATCCTCGCACGGCTGGCGGACGTCCTCGCGGCCAGCATCATCCGCGCGTGGGTGGAGTGCGGCTGCAGCGACTCGACCGGCTGGATCGCGGCCCTGCGCTGCCCGAAGGTCGGAAAGGTGCTCGCCGCCATCCACGCGGAGCCCGAACGGGACTGGACCGTCCCGATGCTGGCCGAGCTGATGAGCGCGTCGCGCTCGAGCTTTGCGGAGGCCTTCACGCGCACCGTCGGCGAGAGCCCGGCGAAATACGTGGCGAAGGTCAAGATGTTCCAGGCGCGGCGCTGGATCACGCAGGACGGCATGCGCATCGCCGCGGTCGCCAACAGGCTCGGCTATGACTCGGAAGCGTCGTTCAGCCGCGCCTTCAAGCGCATCATCGGGCAGCCGCCGAGCGCAGCGCGCGCCGAGCATGTGCAGGCGCGCGGTACCGTTCGGGTGCAGGATGGGCGCCGGGAACTCGCCTAA
- a CDS encoding tlde1 domain-containing protein translates to MVWQYEVTARKLYRDNQLIASGPGVYAGRGLHKNKPTSEHIQDWGPIPRGRWRIDGTSNSKGPVTIILNPAPGTYTYGRTAFRIHGDSVGDPGNVSHGCIIVGRPVRDMIVASGDRDLEVVW, encoded by the coding sequence ATGGTCTGGCAATATGAGGTGACAGCGAGAAAGCTGTATCGGGACAACCAACTTATCGCGTCTGGCCCTGGTGTATACGCTGGCCGCGGTCTCCACAAGAATAAGCCGACCTCTGAACACATTCAGGATTGGGGGCCCATTCCTCGTGGAAGGTGGCGGATCGACGGCACTAGCAATAGCAAAGGGCCGGTCACGATCATCCTGAACCCCGCGCCGGGAACGTACACATATGGACGGACAGCTTTCCGAATTCACGGCGACAGCGTTGGTGATCCCGGGAACGTGTCGCACGGCTGCATCATCGTGGGCCGCCCCGTCCGCGACATGATTGTCGCCTCAGGCGATAGAGACCTTGAGGTGGTTTGGTGA
- a CDS encoding Hsp70 family protein, with protein MPSPDYCAIDFGTSNSAIAIAADTAGHRLVAVEGEHRTMPTAVFYFADADDAPPDVPAPPRAFGRAAVAAYVDGYEGRLMRSMKSVLGSSLVDQTTDVGGGRAVKYLDVITGYLQHLKAKAEAEAGTTLRRAVLGRPVFFVDDDAQRDAQAQAALEAAARAVGFQDISFQYEPIAAAFDYEQQTQHEELVLVADIGGGTSDFSVVRVGPERARRIERKDDILANHGVHVAGTDFDRRVELASLLPALGYGSRGKAAGGQPGREVPSAVYFDLATWHLINTVYQPARIAELQSMAGFYGVPLFHRRLMHVVRERLGHELAARAEAAKIAVAAGGAHRVQLDMVELGLAMDVDELQAERAIADDLQRIVATAHETVRAAGVPSERIDALYFTGGSTGLRLLTDRLAAAFPAARAVRGDGFASVATGLGLDAARRFSTA; from the coding sequence ATGCCCTCACCCGACTACTGCGCCATCGACTTCGGCACGTCCAACTCGGCGATCGCCATCGCAGCCGACACGGCCGGCCACCGGCTGGTCGCCGTCGAGGGAGAGCATCGGACCATGCCCACGGCCGTGTTCTATTTCGCCGACGCCGACGACGCGCCACCCGACGTGCCCGCGCCACCGCGCGCCTTCGGCCGCGCCGCAGTCGCGGCCTATGTCGACGGCTACGAAGGCCGGCTGATGCGCTCGATGAAGTCGGTGCTCGGCTCCAGTCTGGTCGACCAGACCACCGACGTCGGCGGTGGCCGCGCGGTGAAATACCTGGACGTCATCACCGGCTACCTGCAGCATTTGAAAGCCAAGGCGGAAGCCGAAGCCGGCACGACACTGCGGCGCGCCGTGCTGGGCCGCCCGGTGTTTTTCGTCGACGACGACGCGCAACGCGATGCCCAGGCGCAAGCGGCGCTCGAAGCGGCCGCACGCGCGGTGGGCTTCCAGGACATCAGTTTCCAGTACGAGCCGATCGCGGCCGCCTTCGACTACGAACAGCAGACGCAACACGAGGAACTGGTGCTGGTGGCCGACATCGGCGGTGGCACCTCCGACTTTTCGGTGGTGCGCGTGGGGCCGGAGCGCGCCCGGCGCATCGAGCGCAAGGACGACATCCTCGCCAACCACGGCGTGCACGTGGCCGGCACCGACTTCGACCGGCGCGTCGAGTTGGCCAGCCTGCTGCCGGCCCTGGGCTACGGCTCGCGCGGCAAGGCGGCCGGCGGCCAGCCGGGACGCGAAGTGCCGAGCGCGGTGTACTTCGACCTCGCCACCTGGCATTTGATCAACACCGTCTACCAGCCGGCGCGCATCGCCGAACTGCAATCGATGGCCGGCTTCTACGGCGTGCCGCTGTTTCACCGCCGGCTGATGCACGTCGTGCGTGAGCGGCTCGGCCACGAACTGGCCGCGCGCGCCGAGGCGGCCAAGATCGCCGTGGCCGCCGGCGGAGCGCACCGGGTGCAGCTCGACATGGTGGAATTGGGGCTGGCCATGGACGTCGACGAACTGCAGGCCGAGCGGGCCATCGCCGACGACCTGCAGCGTATCGTGGCCACCGCGCACGAGACGGTGCGTGCCGCCGGCGTGCCGTCCGAGCGCATCGACGCCCTTTATTTCACGGGCGGCTCGACCGGCTTGCGCTTGCTGACCGACCGGCTGGCCGCCGCTTTCCCGGCAGCGCGGGCCGTGCGCGGCGACGGTTTTGCGAGCGTCGCCACGGGACTGGGTCTCGACGCGGCACGACGTTTCAGCACCGCCTGA
- a CDS encoding ProQ/FINO family protein produces MNPQDKPAAPSDEAMTVSACAALLRERFPALFGGKPKPLKLRVQVDIQERTPGVFPKQVLSAFLRRYTMSDGYLRAVAAGTHRYDLDGEAVAELSEEHRKLAQETLSQRRSQGDAKRAQEQAQRNFRASVLKDYETTTLTRENFCVLKGVDAAQLDELLEVARRERDERQQYVSELVKGFQASGKNVADYANEKRMHPVQLERLLREGGVRFGPPRHDRGPGPGPRRNEGPGGGRRDERGQGGHRQDSDRPRPKR; encoded by the coding sequence ATGAACCCGCAAGACAAGCCTGCCGCCCCCTCCGACGAGGCCATGACCGTCTCCGCCTGCGCGGCGCTGCTGCGGGAGCGCTTCCCAGCCCTTTTCGGGGGCAAACCCAAGCCGCTGAAACTGCGAGTGCAAGTGGATATCCAGGAGCGCACGCCCGGCGTGTTCCCGAAACAGGTGCTGTCGGCCTTTTTGCGCCGCTACACGATGAGCGACGGCTATTTGCGCGCCGTGGCCGCAGGCACCCACCGCTACGACCTCGACGGCGAGGCGGTCGCCGAACTGAGCGAAGAACACCGCAAGCTGGCGCAGGAAACCCTGAGCCAGCGCCGCTCCCAGGGCGACGCCAAGCGCGCCCAGGAACAGGCACAGCGCAACTTCCGCGCCTCGGTGTTGAAAGACTACGAAACCACGACGTTGACGCGCGAGAACTTCTGCGTGCTCAAGGGTGTCGACGCGGCGCAGCTCGACGAGTTGCTGGAGGTGGCACGGCGCGAACGCGACGAGCGCCAGCAATACGTGTCGGAACTGGTCAAAGGTTTCCAGGCCAGCGGCAAAAACGTCGCCGACTACGCCAACGAAAAGCGCATGCACCCGGTGCAACTCGAGCGCCTGCTGCGCGAAGGCGGTGTGCGCTTCGGTCCGCCGCGGCATGACCGCGGGCCCGGCCCGGGTCCGCGCCGCAACGAAGGCCCGGGCGGCGGGCGCCGCGACGAGCGGGGCCAGGGCGGGCACCGGCAGGACAGCGACCGCCCGCGTCCGAAGCGCTGA